A part of Oncorhynchus masou masou isolate Uvic2021 chromosome 21, UVic_Omas_1.1, whole genome shotgun sequence genomic DNA contains:
- the LOC135508039 gene encoding ovarian cancer G-protein coupled receptor 1-like, whose translation MWTTSAMTVNMSEPDHINCTISHEIHQYLFSVAYILVLLIGVPTNAYSLYHAWLQLRDKNELGIYLLNLTVSDLLYLASLPLWLQYIFQGDDWRQTEWLCQLCGFLLYENIYVSIGFLCCISIDRYLAVVYPFRFTAFRSMRAATLASAFIWLKEIAVGVVFFRHKELSRDSTNQSVCFEHYPMQPWEYPINYYRFAVGFLFPLGILSVSYLRVLRAVGKSVGTQSTQKTRIKNLVTSTIVIFLVCFSPYHVFLLVRTILERDCPFIINIFNYYHVSLLLTSFNCVADPALYCFVSERAQQGIQQAQEACTQALCCCCHRGQHSPVTATGTDSEVATSNENRKVSVTLLTSSSNINNTWVL comes from the coding sequence ATGTGGACCACGTCTGCTATGACAGTCAACATGTCTGAGCCAGACCACATTAACTGCACCATCAGCCATGAGATCCACCAGTACCTGTTCTCTGTGGCCTACATCCTGGTTCTTTTGATTGGCGTTCCCACCAACGCCTACTCCCTCTACCATGCCTGGCTTCAGCTGAGAGACAAGAACGAGCTGGGGATCTACCTGCTCAACCTGACCGTGTCAGACCTCCTCTATCtggcctctctgcctctctggctGCAGTACATCTTCCAGGGAGATGACTGGAGACAAACTGAGTGGCTTTGCCAGCTGTGTGGCTTCCTGCTCTATGAAAACATTTATGTTAGTATCGGATTCTTATGTTGTATCTCTATAGACCGTTACCTGGCCGTAGTGTACCCATTCCGCTTCACAGCTTTTCGAAGTATGCGGGCAGCCACGTTGGCCAGCGCCTTCATCTGGCTGAAAGAGATTGCTGTGGGTGTTGTCTTTTTCAGACACAAGGAGCTAAGCAGGGACAGCACCAACCAATCGGTGTGCTTTGAGCACTACCCCATGCAGCCGTGGGAGTACCCAATCAACTACTACCGTTTCGCCGTTGGCTTCCTGTTCCCACTAGGCATCCTGTCCGTGTCGTATCTCCGCGTCCTGCGGGCGGTCGGAAAAAGTGTAGGCACGCAAAGCACCCAGAAAACGCGCATCAAGAACCTGGTGACCAGCACCATTGTCATTTTCCTGGTGTGTTTCTCTCCATACCACGTGTTCCTGCTGGTGCGTACCATCTTAGAAAGAGACTGCCCCTTCATCATCAACATCTTCAACTACTACCACGTCTCCCTGCTGCTCACCAGCTTCAACTGCGTGGCCGACCCAGCGCTGTACTGTTTCGTCAGTGAGAGGGCCCAGCAGGGTATCCAACAAGCCCAGGAGGCCTGTACCCAGGccctctgctgctgctgccacaggGGACAGCACAGCCCCGTCACAGCCACAGGTACAGACTCCGAGGTGGCCACCTCCAACGAGAACAGAAAAGTCTCAGTCACACTGCTGACGtctagtagtaatattaataataCATGGGTTTTATGA